GATGGCAGAACCTCATTGTCACAGTCTATTAAGATTAGTATGTTTATACTTAAGGAGttaagaaacaaaaaaaccctcaagtcTAATTCTCCTTATCTGGAGGAGTAGCTAGCATACGCTTCCTCTTCTTCTGATTCCCAGCTGACTCTGATTCCAGGCTTTTATTGCTTTGGACTTCACACAGTAGCCTTTTCCCTGTTGCAGCATCAAAAGCTGAAAATGGATTCCCTTGGTGGTAGACTGCCAATCTTCCTGAAGAAAGCCAGGTGTACCTGATGCTAGCCTCTCTCAGGGCACTAGCTGTCTCTTTAAGGTCTTTTCGTCTTTGGCGTGCCTCCTGTGGTATATCAGGAAAAACCGTAACTGAGATTTCTTGAAGAAGCAGAGAGCCCTTTTCTCTTGCTAGTCTTAAAATGTTTTTCTTAATGTCCTTGTTCCCAAAAGTAGCAATTATGTCCCTTGACATTTTCCTTTTGGGATTGATAGTCTCGTATCTTCCAACTATAAAAGCAGAGGAGATAAAGGAAGGTGGTTTTTCTTTTAAGTGCAACAATGAGGTAAGCCAATCCATCAGAAAAccagaggtgagggccctgcggagccttgaacagttccgcagggcctgcaaaacagtcctcttccggctggcatataattaattgctatcagaatgcctgaacactccaatctataacaccagattatttcatactggaatattgaagaattgatttaaggaaggttagcatagtacatattgtagtaagttttatgtgtttttatgtattttatatattgtattgtataattataattattaatctatcatgaatgtatttaaatggattctgttggtttttatgttgtaagccgccctgagcccacctcggtggggtagggcgggatataaatcgaataaaataaataaaaataaataaataaataagataattCTTCTGATAAACAAATATTTTCTGGTATCCCGTGGAATTTTAAATTTCACCTCTTCTGAGTCGATTCCAGGTGGATCAATTTATCTTGGTGCTGTTGTAATGTATCTTGTAAGGAATTAATATCAGTAGCATTCTGAAGAGCCAGTTCTTTAACTTCCTGAGCGTTACTAGCTGCAAGGtcaagctttgctgtaatctctTGCAGTTGATTAGAACTTGGAGTAAGCATCAAAGCCAACTTATCTGTTAAATGCTCCAGAGCTGTATTTAGCATTTTTTCAGATACTACTTGGTCTTTTTTGTTTTCCTCATTAGCAGGAGTTACAACAGAGTTCATAAACATGAGGATAGTGTCCTCCACACCTTCCCAACATGATGATAAATCTTCCTGCACCGACAAGgcttcttttgaagaaaaatatgcACTTACTGTGTTCGTTGTTTTCCCTTCTTGTTGgcttttatttttccttgttACAGGAGGTGTTCTTTGAACCTTCTGCATAATTATTCCATGGGATAAAGCCAAAATGTTAGAGGAAGAGAGCAGAGCTCCTCGACTAGCCTGCCATCATGAGCGGAGCCAGCCAGCTACTGTCTATTCGATATATGGAAAGGTATCAGTATATCAAAGCAAACCAAGTTGCTAAATTTGTAACGACTGCCCGTTTAGTTATTGCATCATGCTGGAAAGATTCTAGAGGTCCAACAATAGAAACGTGGCCAGGGAAAATATGGGAAATCTATTTAATGGATAAAATAGTTCAAAATCCATTTTTGCTTGCATTGGTCCTCCCTTTAGATAAGAACTTTTGAGGAAGTGTGGAATCCTGTCATAGATTATCTGAGTGAAAATAATTTTTTGCCTAGAAGTAATGAATATAGAGTGTGACATGTTGTAAGGTGcaattttccttttcttttgatTAATCTATACTCCTGAAATTTTGTAAAATGTGCTCATGTCGAGTTATGATGTTCCCTGATAAGTTAGGTCATGTGGTTCTATGTTTGTAATAAGATTTTACTGTTTGTAGATTTTCTTTTTAGTTTTTGGATTACGTCTCTTCTCTTTGTATCTGAAATGCAAAAAAtcgtttaataaaataaaaaaaaaagataaatgttAACAGTCATccccaaaggggaggggggggggacctgagtGAAGACATTTATCATTCCAAATGAACAGCATGAACATTTTCATTCCCTTTTCTTCTCATTCCTTTTCTCACTTCTGtttcctctttcttcctttctgtgtAACTTTGTATGGAATCCAACATATATTTAATTTTCCAATAACTTAAAACAATGTGATGGTCCTCTGAACTATTATTAAACCATTTTCTTCTTGATGGCTTTCATCTCAGTGATTCTCATAGAATCTCACCAAACGTActacaaaattacaaaatgatGCCTGGAAGCAGAATGTACGAATTGCATCATTGAAGGGACCTCCCTTTAAGGTATATTCCCCAGCATTTGACACACAAATGAATGGCTAGTATGGAGAATAAGACTGCATCGGTATCTGAGTTTATCCTTGTGGGCTTCACCAGCATCCGATGGCTGCAGATTCTCCTCTTCCTGCTACTTCTTATCACGTACCTCCTGACCCTGGTGGGGAACATCCTCATCATCTCCATTACTTTGCTTGACCATCGCCTCCAGACGCCCATGTATTTTTTCCTCAGAAATTTCTCTCTCTTGGAAATTGGTTTCACCTCTTCATCTATTCCAAAGGTTTTGTTCAACCTGGCTTCTGGCACCAACACAATTTCGGTGGCTGGCTGCTTTGCACAATCCTTTTTCTATTTCATTGTGGGCACCACCGAATTCTTTCTCTTGGCTATGATGTCCTTTGACCGGTACGTTGCCATCTGTAACCCCCTTCGCTATATGATGATCATGAACAGTCGATTCTGCACTCAGTTGGTGCTGGGTTCTTGGATCTTCAGTTTCATGTACCTTATAGTCCCTCTTGTGTTATTGTTTCGTTTGCCTTTCTGTGGTCCAAATGTCATCAATCACTTCTTCTGCGACAACATACCACTCGTCAAATTGGCTTGCACAAACACCCAGTCTCTAGAACTGCTGGATTTCTTCTTGGCCACATTTAGTGTTTTGGGAACTTTAACTGTTACCATCGTTTCCTATGTTAAAATCATTTCAAGCATTATGCACATCCCATCCTCAGCAGGAAAGCAAAAAGCGTTCTCCACTTGTGCTTCCCACATCACTGTGGTCTTCATCACCTACGGGAGCTGCATTTTCATGTATGTCAAGCCAGCAAAGAATGGGAGTTTGGACCTCAGCAAGATGGTGGGTGTTCTCAATAATGTTGTGTCTCCTTTGCTGAACCCATTCATCTATAGCCTGAGGAACAAGCAGGTTAAAGAGGCCTTGAAGGATGTAATTGAGCAGAGAAGAATGTTTTCTAGACTCTCCAAGTGATAATGGTGTATGCCatgacaagggctttttttttggggggggggggaacatggtggaacaaggttccagaacttctttgtagaaacaaaattctcaaaaattgtttaaaagttcataatgGGTACCCATGTGTTtcgccttcatttccctcttgagagttctggtacctctttttccagaaaaaaaatccttgacATGACTATGACTATAGCCAGATCCTTGCCGGTACCCTTTGCAGTGTTCTGCTGAATACTTGGCAATTGTTTCCCTCAAAGTTCTGCCCTAAACAACATCATCGCTGATGGATCTGATGGTATAGCTAATGGTCCTCTGTTCACTTTAAACAAAGATGCAAAATTCTGTTCTGTACAATATTACATCACCAATATTAACTAAGAGAATTCACAAGTAAAGGAACTTCAAATGGAGGATCTGGTGTGGACTCCTCTCCACTCCATCAAAATGCTCAAAAATGGAGTTGTTGACCATTATGTGTTAATGTCATTAAGCTGATTCTGACTTATGACAGCCCTATGAACTAATGACCTCCAAAAAGTCCTATCATTAAAACACGTTGGGTTCTGCAGACTGAGGGCCGTAGCTTCCTATTTAGTTAATCCATCTCACGGtgggttttcctctttccctattggcttgaacctttctgagcatTTTTCACTTTTTCAGTGAATTTTGTCTACTCATGACATGATCAAAATACAATGAGTTTGATCATTTTAGCTTGTAGGGAGaactcaggcttgatttgatcgaATCATGATTAGTCATTATGTATCAGCTGTATAAGCAGGAGACTGCTTAACAAGATCAGCAAAATGACTCATTATAGTCCTTCTGAATGGCTTTTAGATGTATCAGGTTTGGATTTCAGTGTTACATACTTACATTTCACCCTGCATGTAAAGATTTTCATAACACCATTGACCAagcctttttctttttattttgcaTCCTTTATCAAAAGTCTGCCAGGTGAGGAGTCAGTACCTTGCATTTAACAAAGAAAGTTCTAATCCTTTAAAGTCTATGTTGAAataaaattgtgttagtctttaatgtgccactattaaaaagagggggggggaggaggaactcCAGAAGGCAGCCATATCAGTCTATTCcaacaaaaaaaaataagcatTTGTAGTCACAAGCTTCGATTTTAGCAGAAGTTGTCAAAGATGGAAGCCCGCTCCATCAGATGCCAATTGATGCAATACACAGTCTCCAGAAAAATAACAATGAATCTTTGAGCGTGATTTTAAAGCATGTCTATAAAGAATCTTTTAaagaatctttttaaaacatattttattaAAATTTTCTACAGCAACAAATAAACTTCTTAGGGTAATCTCATGTTTTCATACATATAGCCATTAGTTAGAACATTCAGAGAGCTCTCTTTGTTCATAGATAAAAATATATACATCAAAAGTGGCATAACTATCCAATACTATATATTGTACATCTAGCAAAGTATTGTAGCGCTGTATCCTGTTCTTTTTGCGTCTTACGTTACTAATGCTTTAACACTTACCATAAATGTAACAATTTTACAATATCTGAGATTTTTTTCTTTGGCAAATAAGGTATTCTAATATAGGGTACCGTACAGTGAAAAATTCTGAGTTCTCTGCTTCCATAATAGGTCTGGTCAGGTCTGTTAATTTATCCATgatgtagagttgccaaatctTTGAGTGCCATTGTGTAAGGGTAGGCACCGTGTTTTGTTTCCATTTGGCTGCAATCAAAAATTTGGTTGCAGACAGTAAGTAAGCTATTCTTTTAGCTTCCAAAGATGTAAGTTTCAAACAGTCTCTGCAATTCAATAGAATAACTTCCCGGAACTAAAGGTAAGTTAACATTAGTAATAACTCTTATTTTCTCTCTAACTTTCTGCCAATAACTATagatttttgggcaccacagtcaGCAGTGCACATAGGTGCCAGCCTATTGACAATTCTTCCAGCACAGTGGTGAGACATCTCTGTTCACGTATGACAGTTGCcgaatcttttaaaaaatctttaagtgTGTGTCTATAAAGTTGTTAAAAATAGTCAAAGGGACTTCAACAAGTTAGTGAAGCCTAACATTTAGGGAAAATCTAAATGCTTAAAGCTGTTAAATAACTAAACAAGCATGCACCACTAATTGGGTCAAAATGTTCTAGGTCTGTGGTCGCATCTTTGATCACAGCTAAACAACATTTTAATTAGATAATCACTGGGACAGAGAATATATCAGGTGAATGACCTTGGCTAGGTGGGCCATGTTGCGGCTGTTTACTTCTAGGGTGAAGGGGGTGAATTCATTGAGGGGGAGGATTGGCTAGACAAATATTTCAAATAtaacttttccttccttccttccttccttccttccttccttccttccttccttccttccttccttccttccttccttccttccttcttttttttggggggaggagataatgTATGTGAAAAGTTTTAATAAAGGGAATATATGGTAGAGagataaatgatgatgatgatgatgaagaagatagatagatgatagatagatagacagagagagagagagggagagagagagagatagacagacagagaagcAAAGacctagggcgttttcccacagagcttaccgcggagcgacgtccctcttcaccgcgcagcgtctgcgcggatttcccaccaactgctccgcagaaccaggaagagccgcggcttttgcgtcgctaacgtaaactggtttttagcggtttacatttgcgacgcaaaaggcccggcacttcctggttctgcggagcagttggtgggaaatccgcgtagacgctgcgcggtgaagagggacgtcgctctgcggtaagctctgtgggaaaacgcccctaGACTCTCAGGGCCACTGGACACATGGTAAGTGCAGGCAAAGCTTCCATTATGGTTTTCGAGCTAGCAAATGGTAGGTACATTTGTCAAGCTTTTCCAGAGGTATATTTAAAAATGCATCCTCTGAATAGAGaatggaagagaaagagaggagaggcAAGGTGGGGGAGAGAGCTGCACGCACGTCCAGTAAAACTATGCCTAAATCAAAATAACTTGTGTCTTTGAGCTCATCTGCCAGTGATACAGACAGTGAAGTTGAAAAAAaggcaaaacaggaaaaaaaggcagcCTCCCAAAAGTCTGCAAAGAAACAGAAGACCAGTGAAATCTCCAAAGGCACGGCTTCCTCCAAACAAAGTAGCAAAAAGATGAGAACATGTTTCAGATTGGTAAAATGAGATATGTgtgtctgtagggttgccaggtctgtgttggaaaacacctggagactttgggggtggagccaggagaaggtggggtttggggtggggaggggcctcagcaggatactatggggagggacagtggctcagtggcttggtaagcagaaggtcccaggttcaatccctggcagctccactaaaaaagggtccaggcaaagaggtgtgaaaaacctccgcttgagaccctggagagccgctgccagtctgagtagacaatactgactttgatggactgagggtctgattcagtagaaggcagcttcatgtgttcatatgccacagagtccacccttcaaagcagccattttctccaggggagccgatctcttccagctggagatcagttgtaaaagcatgagatctccaggcctcacctagagGTTGAAAACCCTAGGTGTGCATGATTTTAAAGGCAAAGTCCTAACGGATATTAGAAAATACTGGATTGATCAAGACAGTGAAACGAAAACCCGGCAGAAAAGGTATTTCCTAAACCCAGAGCAGTGGAAACAGTTGAAGGATCAGATTTCAATGCAGTAAAAAAAACTGTAAAAGGTAGAGCCATATCAGAACTCTACAGTTATAGGTTTAAGTAGTCTTTCTAAAGTGGCATTCATTTTCTAAACTTGTTTTCCAAGCTATTGTACTGTATATCTGTATTGCAAAAAAACAATTTGTAAGAGGAACgctttttaaaatgtacattAAATGTGTATTCTGAGTGAAGTTACGAAATGTGTATACTTTTATTAAAACAAGGGGCTATGTTCTCACATcgtggtgtatttttttttttaaaaaaaaaaccacgttCAGTTAAGAAAAAAGATACATCCTGCATGTGACAAGAAGGGAAGAGCTCCTGTCAACCTTCTGCAGTTTTTAAGCTTGTCCATGTATAATATTCTGAAACATGTAGTGTGCTTTTCACACTACAAGTGGAGCCATAACCAGAGCAGGCTATTGCACAACTGCCAGCAATTGCCCGCCTCCCACTCCCTTGGATGAAATGACAAGGGCGGGGAGAACCTATTCAGATTCAGTGTGAGAATGCTGACCAATCCGGGaatggctggccagccaggtctgGCAGCAGCCACCATCTCTGTCCGTTCTGGTCCACTCAGTGCCTACTGTTGGCAGTTCTTTCAGTTCAACAGCATTAACATGATTTTGTAAATTGTTGTTGTCATCGTTGGAAGAAAGGATAGGCGCTTCACCTCTTAGGACAAGCgtttatcataatgcccctgtataaatcgatggtgcggtctcatctggagtactgtgtgcagttctggtcgccgcaccacaaaaaggatattatagcattggagaaagtccagaaaagggcaactagaatgattaaagggctggaacactttccctatgaagaaaggttgaaacgcttgagactctttagcttggagaaacgtcgactgcggggtgacatgatagaggtttacaagataatgcatgggatggagaaagtagagaaagaagtccttttctccctttctcacaatacgagaactcgtgggcatttgatgaaattgctgagcagacaggttgaaacggaaaaaaggaagtacttcttcacccaaagggtgattaacatgtggaattcactgccacaggaggtggtggcggccacaagcatagccaccttcaagaggggtttagataaaaatatggagcagaggtccatcagtggctattagccacagtgtgtgtgtgtgtgtatatatatatacatttttgccactgtgtgacacagagtgttggactggatgggccattggcctgatctaacatggcttctcttatgttcttaagcatgcTCAAACATCAGAGGGGGAAACAGAGACAAAGTGACAGACAAGTCAGGACTTGCTACCCCTTTTTACTTTGATCAACTCTACTGCTGTTCCTTTGTCCTTGTACTGCTATTCTTAGAGAAGCTTCCTTCCTCCTGACCATCATCTCCCAGCAGTGGTTTCCTCagtttccacctcccccgccccccaccaatGTTCTGGCAAACTTTCTAGCAAACTGGCAAGCTTTCCAGGAAACTTCATTATATAAGGGGGACTTAACTGGATCTTCCGGATTATCGTTTAAAACTCTACCAACTTACTCCGCGCAGGTTCTGTACTTTCATCTTGCTTCCCCTTCTGTGATCTTGGTTTGCACATTTCCTTTTATACAAAATTGCCAGCAAGCAATCTTGATGTGATTTAATGTCCTGTATGAACTTCTGCAGCCAGAATTCTGCAGAGAGTAAAGTATCGGCTTAAGAGCTGGGAGACCTTGCTTCACTTCCCCCATTCCACCATCAAACTTGTTGGGTAATGTTGGACCTTTCTCTTCCTAAATTGTCTCAAATAGTTTTTATGAGGATGAGGGGTAGAATGTCCTGTCCTGAGCTAcctaaaggcgggggggggggagataaaatgTATTAAATACTAGTAATAAAATTATGACACAATTCTGCGTGAGTGGTGTTTTACCGATGCATTGTTGCCCCTGGGCACATCAATACAACATAACACAGAAATCGTTATCTGTGGTAATATAAACGACATGGTTTGGGTTTCTGCAGTGTTTTTAAGGCACCCTGATATTAGGGGAAAGATGGATTGCAAATTAAATCTGGGACAAACTACTTATGATCGATCCTCCTCCGACATAAATCGCAGAAGTATTCCTTGTTCATCTGAGTTCAGGATGAGCACAATGCggcactagagttgccaagtccaattcaagaaatatttggagactttggggatggagccaggagacattgggggtggagccatgagcaaagttgtgactagcataattgaactccaaagggagttctggccatcacattgaaaaggactgcacaccttttaaatgccttccatccactggaaataatgaaggataggggcaccttctctgggggctcatagaaccggaccccctggtccaatctttttgaaacttgaaaggtGCTTTGAAgggaggtactggatgctatgctgaaaatctggtgcctctatctcaaaacagctcccccccccaagagctccagatacacacagataaattctccattataccctatgggaattggtctccatagggaataatggagtgcccagcagacatttccatccctatcctctcactttctgatgatcctgaaatgGGGGAAGGGTCTCTGAATctggggataccctgcccccaattggggattaaGGAGAGACAAAGCACACACAGTTCATTCACTGAAACTGATCCTCCTCCTTAGCTGCGTATACAATTTCTTGGCAGCAAATTAATTAATAGCACAACAGGATTAACCGTTTTAACTTCCTGTTTCACTCCAGTGCTTTATCCCAGCAACAGCTTGCTTCATTCAGAAATCCACTCATCAGATTTACATCACTTCACCCTTGTGTCATTTGTAATGAAGTTTGAGAGTGAAGCAATTAATTTGCTGCCAAGAAATTATATACGCCGCTAAGGAGGATGATCAATTTCAGTGGATGAACGGCATGTGTTTATCTCGGAGTCCACACTTTTCCAAGGCTTGTTGCCTTAAATAATAAATTGGAGTAATTTCATATTCATGTTCAACTTGTCTTTATTGAGGAAACATAAATATTTTTGAAATAGCATTTTTTTTAGGCCACTTACAcgcagagccttgtgctttttctcctTACTTCACTTACCATTTGACTCTGTTGGTTGCCCAACTGGGGATTCGCAACCCTTCTTTATTTCAATGCAATTTTCATATTTTATCTATCGTAATGTTGAACTGTTGAATGTTTTGATGTTCACCACCTTGGGGACTTTATTCGccttagaatttttttaaaaaaatgaataactaagaaaaaaaataaacacaCCTCTTTGAGACGATGGGTGTACAGGAGGAAACTGTTACCATTttctcacacagcttacctcacagtcacaatcctgttccctcagcagcatccggtcggatttcccagcatctgcgccggagttacaggaagtgccgtggcttttgcgtagcaaacataaaccgctaaaacccagtttacgtttgctacgcggaagctgcggcacttcctgtaactccggtgcagatggtgggaaatccaccggatgctgcggagtgaacaggattgtgactgtgaggtaagctgtttGCGAAAACGGTATGTAATCATTTATTAAAGTTTGTCAACTTGTTGAACAACTGATACtgccagcctcccccccaccccggccatGCACACACATCTCTCTACTGAATTTGTGGTATTTTTTGAACAATTAATTTCACTGGGAATTTCCTCATGAGTCAAAATGGGAATACACTAAATATTACAGCAGtcccttgaaaaaaaaaaaagagagtgaAGACATACAGTATATCATGTCTAATGAACAGCCtgaacattcccccctcccccttatctTTGAATTCCCTTTCCCTCTTCTGTTTCTTCCTTCTTTCGTTTAAACCTGTATGGAACCCAATACAGTTATTTAGCTGTAATGGTCCTCTGAACCATTTTCAAATGGTTTACTTCATGGTGGCTTTCATCTCAGTGTTTTGCATAGAACCTCACTGAATACCCTACAATTTTACATTATAACAGCTGGATGAAATTCTGGAATGTTGAACTCAGAAGGAATAGCGCTTAAAGAGATATTTCCCAGCAGTTGTCTCAAAGGTGAACAGCCAGTATGGAGAACGAGACCGCATTTGTATCTGAGTTTATCCTTGTGGGCTTCACCAACATCCGATGGCtgcagatcctccttttcccgcTATTTTTTATCACATACCTCTTGACCTTGGTGGGGAACATCGTCATAATCTCCATAACCTTGCTTGACCATCGCCTCCAGACGCCCATGTATTTTTTCCTCAGAAACTTCTCCCTTGTGGAAATTGCTTTCACCTCTTCATCTATCCCAAAAGTTTTGTTCAACCTGGCTTCTGGCACCAACACAATTTCTGTGGCTGGCTGCTTTGCACAATCCTTTTTCTATTTCATTGTGGGCACCACCGAATTCTTCCTCTTGGCTACAATGTCCTATGACCGGTACGTTGCCATCTGTAACCCCCTTCGCTACACGATGATCATGAACAGTCGATTCTGCACTCAGTTGGTGCTGGGTTCTTGGATCTTCAGTTTTTTGTACCTCATAGTCCCTCTTGTGTTGTGGTTTCATTTGCCCTTCTGTGGTCCGAATGTCATCAATCACTTTTTCTGTGACTTCTTACCACTAATTAAACTGGCTTGCACAAACACCCAGTCCCTAGAAATGCTGGATTTTTTCTTGGCCACATTTAGTGTCTTGGGAACCTTAACTGTTACCATCATTTCCTATGTTAAAATTATTTCAAGCATCATGCACATCCCATCCTCAGCAGGAAAGCAAAAAGCCTTCTCCACTTGTGCTTCCCACATCACTGTAGTCTTCATCACCTACGGGAGCTGCATTTTCATGTATGTCAAGCCAGCAAAGAATGGGAGTTTGGACCTCAGCAAGATGGTGGGTGTTCTCAATAATGTTGTGTCTCCTTTGCTGAACCCATTCATCTATAGCCTGAGGAACAAGCAAGTCAAGGAAGCCTTGAAAGATGCATTTGAGCAGAGAAGAATGTTTTGTAGAATCTACAAGTGATCGTGgtttctgacagagctatggccaGATCTGTTTTCCTTCTTTCTAGTACTCTTTGTAGTGTTCTGCTGAGCAGTTGACAATGGTTTCACTCAAAGTTTTGCCCAAAGCAACATCATTGCTGCTGAATCTTCTAATTGTATAACTCAAGAACCTTCATCCACTTTAATCAATGGAGCAATATTCTTTCCTGTGGGAGGTCACAGGACCAACATTCACTCAGAAAAGCAGGAGACTGTATCAATTATCATGTTAACTAGTTCAGCAAAACCAGCAAAATGGTCCATTATTGTCCTTCTGCGTGGGATCTAGATGTGTATGGTTTGGATTTCAGCTTTACATAATTAAATTTCACcctctatttactgcttttcatGACCCTATTGtcaagcttttatttatttagtcatgCTTGCTTTATCAAAATTTTGCCTGGTAAGG
The sequence above is a segment of the Heteronotia binoei isolate CCM8104 ecotype False Entrance Well chromosome 15, APGP_CSIRO_Hbin_v1, whole genome shotgun sequence genome. Coding sequences within it:
- the LOC132584031 gene encoding olfactory receptor 6E1-like → MASMENKTASVSEFILVGFTSIRWLQILLFLLLLITYLLTLVGNILIISITLLDHRLQTPMYFFLRNFSLLEIGFTSSSIPKVLFNLASGTNTISVAGCFAQSFFYFIVGTTEFFLLAMMSFDRYVAICNPLRYMMIMNSRFCTQLVLGSWIFSFMYLIVPLVLLFRLPFCGPNVINHFFCDNIPLVKLACTNTQSLELLDFFLATFSVLGTLTVTIVSYVKIISSIMHIPSSAGKQKAFSTCASHITVVFITYGSCIFMYVKPAKNGSLDLSKMVGVLNNVVSPLLNPFIYSLRNKQVKEALKDVIEQRRMFSRLSK
- the LOC132583029 gene encoding olfactory receptor 6E1-like gives rise to the protein MENETAFVSEFILVGFTNIRWLQILLFPLFFITYLLTLVGNIVIISITLLDHRLQTPMYFFLRNFSLVEIAFTSSSIPKVLFNLASGTNTISVAGCFAQSFFYFIVGTTEFFLLATMSYDRYVAICNPLRYTMIMNSRFCTQLVLGSWIFSFLYLIVPLVLWFHLPFCGPNVINHFFCDFLPLIKLACTNTQSLEMLDFFLATFSVLGTLTVTIISYVKIISSIMHIPSSAGKQKAFSTCASHITVVFITYGSCIFMYVKPAKNGSLDLSKMVGVLNNVVSPLLNPFIYSLRNKQVKEALKDAFEQRRMFCRIYK